The Anas platyrhynchos isolate ZD024472 breed Pekin duck chromosome Z, IASCAAS_PekinDuck_T2T, whole genome shotgun sequence genome includes a window with the following:
- the TMEM252 gene encoding transmembrane protein 252 codes for MKFVFCFIRVSVLLLSFSIICLGVLCIYTSSSVCRCGNNKLVVYFLLAVGLLLLVAGVFWSTVHEAMKYRGLSSIFMRNPSLRDLHVSTIDRPDFYPPSYEDSTDPAKQTFPLPAVSTPKEQEVINIPPPLYSECSAVSSSENIEGEQPPPYELAAGQDSSPERDPNPGAPTQEHVC; via the exons ATGAAGTTCGTTTTTTGCTTCATTcgtgtttctgtgcttttgctCAGTTTCTCCATCATTTGTCTGGGAGTCCTTTGCATTTACACCAGTTCCTCTGTGTGCAGATGCGGGAACAACAAGCTGGTTGTTTATTTCCTGCTAGCTGTGGGGCTCTTGCTCCTCGTGGCTGGTGTTTTCTGGAGCACAGTCCATGAAGCCATGAAATACAGGGGCCTCAGCAGCATCTTCATGAGAAATCCCAGCCTTAGAGACCTCCATGTCAGCACCATAGACAG GCCGGACTTCTACCCCCCGTCCTATGAGGACAGCACAGATCCTGCAAAGCAGACCTTCCCGTTGCCAGCAGTCTCCACACCTAAGGAGCAAGAAGTCATCAACATCCCCCCGCCGCTGTACAGTGAGTGCAGTGCAGTGTCCTCCAGTGAAAATATCGAGGGAGAGCAGCCCCCACCCTATGAATTGGCTGCTGGCCAGGACTCGAGCCCAGAGAGGGACCCAAATCCTGGTGCACCCACACAAGAACATGTTTGCTGA